Proteins encoded within one genomic window of Paraburkholderia sp. HP33-1:
- a CDS encoding ATP-binding protein: protein MAIKEAVAKLASGGKSNQAEPVRQCIEAVEARYYSGDDLLPEYRSNPLISALGPVWDQKSILKALDVPVAFSESERTKPEEYRLHAIGRLSRLVVALPAHLDVVSTIQLIVRQHYIGSELRDDYAQGLKDRYRASQDGQLTPVYPHQRSHAYCAGIFGLSGGGKSTALESALRLLPKVILHREYGLSQVVWIKVDCPKSASLKDTLKLLILKFDELLGTDYTKEVGLRATLADYANKLHRICQRHQTGLIVIDEMQNALQAVARNDPLFDFFVNLTNVVGIPVVVSGTPKAAQLFRKTLRSARRISSQGVTTWNGMRNEDDWKRFCNQLQKYQWLADPIPLSESLRKYLYFLTQGLPGIAIPLFQLAQYAAIVSGAERLSRKIVRDVFDEKMASLRPMMNAVRSGNKARMVEYDDLLGDTLDDIVESMEAEAKRHGYHEVAMEHDKNESAISAVSRLLLLGVPQELASSLVSTVQKEYPAASSQDLSNEAARRYFLKKEPAETLRKSTPKSREKIIS, encoded by the coding sequence ATGGCTATCAAAGAAGCCGTCGCCAAACTGGCGTCAGGCGGGAAATCCAATCAGGCTGAACCAGTGAGGCAGTGTATCGAAGCAGTGGAGGCACGGTACTACAGCGGCGACGATCTGCTCCCCGAGTATCGGAGCAATCCGCTGATCTCCGCGTTGGGGCCTGTCTGGGACCAGAAATCGATCTTGAAGGCGCTCGATGTGCCTGTTGCCTTTTCTGAAAGTGAGCGCACGAAGCCTGAAGAGTATCGCCTGCATGCGATCGGGCGACTGTCGCGCCTTGTCGTTGCCCTTCCCGCTCATCTTGACGTTGTCAGCACGATTCAGCTCATCGTTCGTCAGCATTACATTGGAAGCGAACTGCGAGACGATTACGCACAAGGCCTCAAGGACCGTTACAGGGCGAGCCAGGACGGGCAGCTTACTCCGGTCTACCCGCACCAGCGTTCACATGCATATTGTGCCGGTATCTTCGGGCTATCGGGAGGCGGAAAAAGCACAGCGCTGGAATCTGCGCTACGCCTGTTGCCCAAGGTGATCCTTCACAGGGAATACGGGCTCAGTCAGGTTGTTTGGATCAAGGTTGACTGTCCCAAGAGTGCCAGTCTCAAAGACACACTCAAGCTTCTCATATTGAAATTCGACGAGCTGCTCGGAACCGACTACACGAAGGAGGTTGGGTTGAGGGCCACGTTGGCCGACTACGCCAACAAGCTCCACCGTATCTGTCAACGGCATCAAACGGGCCTCATTGTTATTGACGAGATGCAGAACGCGTTGCAGGCGGTGGCAAGGAACGACCCGCTCTTTGACTTCTTTGTCAATCTTACTAACGTGGTTGGAATTCCGGTGGTCGTAAGCGGCACGCCAAAGGCGGCGCAGCTGTTCCGGAAGACATTGCGGTCCGCGCGTCGTATTAGCAGTCAGGGCGTTACTACTTGGAACGGGATGCGGAATGAGGACGACTGGAAGCGGTTCTGTAATCAACTGCAGAAGTACCAGTGGCTTGCGGACCCGATACCGCTGTCGGAGAGTTTGCGGAAGTACCTGTATTTCTTGACCCAAGGGCTGCCGGGGATTGCGATTCCCCTTTTTCAGCTGGCACAGTACGCGGCAATCGTTTCGGGAGCGGAGAGATTGTCTCGAAAAATTGTCAGGGATGTATTCGATGAAAAGATGGCTTCATTGAGGCCGATGATGAATGCGGTGCGCTCCGGGAATAAGGCAAGGATGGTCGAATACGATGACCTGTTGGGCGACACGCTGGACGACATCGTTGAGTCGATGGAGGCGGAGGCGAAGCGCCACGGCTACCATGAAGTGGCGATGGAACATGACAAAAACGAGTCAGCGATCAGTGCCGTATCCAGACTGTTGCTGCTGGGCGTACCGCAGGAGTTGGCGTCGTCGCTCGTTTCTACAGTCCAGAAGGAGTACCCGGCGGCATCATCGCAGGATCTGAGTAACGAGGCAGCGCGCCGTTACTTTCTAAAGAAAGAACCAGCAGAAACGCTAAGGAAGTCCACACCGAAATCCAGGGAGAAGATCATCTCATAA
- a CDS encoding TnsD family transposase, which translates to MAIALFPPNEGETLGSCIGRYAQYMGLNSTVVLRRLLFGYTCSPGTRLPSAMSYFAEQTRDYWNMSGEAIIRRHTEFQYVTMMAPNALRDRLLLHLLDSRDSRRTIMRFGGGLKREVVKKLRYCEECLSEWRSKNIMPFWKIDHQLPGAYYCHLHSCVLKMTGQQFAKNVLDPTVLSLRRDSDEAVLKRVSSVERDAIMDVTIRSVRQRIDGDSCRRPKTYRELLVNAGFARPDGTISRTALIRNWLGYFGPEYCHLTGMDEQKIGGWSRNISRCASARQFPQPFIFVAAHSFLDHCCKFPGSFVPALHSAGTNQEVHSPEGEDTIRPDVELPECNGVLHRIGDSLHFAGRLRRSGGWKVVCSCGMSYRAKDESKRGSMCLKAFAYGPRYRRRFCAFMAKGDNYIRAGRKLNMPKSTALAWAREEGYVRRVETMPPADTRKLRATWRRTVESAPLESRITSACQINPGVYKALHRRDRAWLLSFNHEHRSWRPGASYNAAGKESTCNRVREAMAAVMQMDPPVRATRAKIFETAGLTLSEANSRKSTSILLRTLTEPRQDYLERVILWLETLAASRRLGDWEDAVHLAGLHRRSFTKEQMSRIRRFL; encoded by the coding sequence ATGGCTATAGCACTGTTTCCACCTAATGAAGGCGAGACTTTGGGAAGCTGCATTGGACGCTACGCGCAGTATATGGGTCTCAATTCTACTGTAGTTCTAAGGCGACTGCTTTTCGGCTATACCTGTTCGCCAGGCACCCGGCTTCCCAGCGCCATGTCTTATTTCGCTGAACAAACACGTGACTACTGGAATATGAGCGGGGAGGCGATAATCAGACGCCATACGGAGTTCCAATACGTAACTATGATGGCGCCAAACGCATTGAGAGATAGGCTGCTGCTGCATTTGCTGGATTCTCGCGATAGCAGGAGGACGATAATGAGATTTGGCGGCGGTTTGAAGCGTGAGGTCGTTAAGAAACTGCGATACTGCGAAGAATGTTTGAGTGAATGGCGCAGCAAAAATATAATGCCATTTTGGAAAATTGATCACCAGTTGCCGGGAGCTTATTACTGTCATCTGCATTCGTGCGTATTGAAAATGACAGGCCAGCAGTTTGCAAAAAATGTTTTGGATCCTACAGTATTGAGTTTGAGGCGCGATTCCGATGAGGCAGTGCTGAAGCGGGTATCATCGGTGGAAAGAGACGCGATCATGGACGTGACTATAAGGAGCGTGCGACAAAGGATCGACGGCGACTCGTGCCGACGGCCAAAAACATATCGTGAATTGTTGGTAAATGCGGGGTTTGCACGTCCGGACGGCACAATAAGTAGGACGGCGCTGATTAGAAACTGGTTAGGTTATTTCGGCCCGGAGTATTGTCACCTGACCGGCATGGATGAGCAGAAAATTGGCGGTTGGTCGCGGAATATTTCGCGATGTGCGAGTGCTCGCCAATTTCCTCAGCCATTTATATTTGTCGCGGCGCACTCATTTCTGGACCACTGCTGCAAATTTCCGGGTTCGTTTGTTCCGGCGCTTCATAGCGCTGGAACAAACCAGGAGGTGCACAGCCCCGAGGGGGAAGATACAATACGCCCCGATGTTGAACTACCAGAATGCAATGGTGTTCTGCATAGAATCGGCGATAGCTTACACTTTGCTGGCCGCCTAAGGAGATCAGGTGGATGGAAGGTTGTATGTTCCTGCGGTATGTCTTATCGAGCTAAAGACGAGTCGAAACGTGGTTCAATGTGCCTGAAGGCGTTCGCTTATGGACCACGATACAGGCGTCGATTTTGTGCCTTTATGGCGAAAGGTGACAACTACATAAGGGCAGGACGCAAGTTGAATATGCCTAAATCGACTGCCTTAGCGTGGGCGCGTGAGGAGGGATACGTCCGTCGTGTTGAGACGATGCCGCCGGCAGACACAAGGAAACTACGCGCAACGTGGCGCCGTACGGTGGAGAGTGCTCCGTTGGAGAGTCGCATAACCTCGGCTTGCCAAATCAATCCGGGCGTGTACAAAGCCTTGCATCGGAGGGACCGGGCGTGGCTGCTCTCGTTTAACCATGAGCATCGATCATGGCGTCCCGGTGCGTCTTATAACGCCGCAGGGAAAGAATCAACTTGCAACCGGGTTCGTGAGGCTATGGCTGCGGTCATGCAGATGGATCCTCCCGTTCGGGCAACGCGTGCCAAGATTTTCGAGACTGCAGGGTTGACACTTAGTGAGGCCAACTCGAGAAAGTCTACTTCGATTCTGTTACGGACATTGACAGAGCCGCGTCAGGACTATCTCGAAAGGGTTATTTTGTGGCTTGAGACGCTGGCCGCGAGCCGAAGGCTGGGCGATTGGGAAGACGCTGTTCACCTTGCCGGCCTGCACCGTAGAAGCTTTACGAAGGAGCAAATGAGTCGAATTCGTCGCTTTCTTTAA
- a CDS encoding phospholipase D-like domain-containing protein: MTETIEVRAFRGSDSVFLAWWHPTKINGCLGYSVSRRVNGGAATPLEAYVGFSTGRPVTPNPDGQPSTLWPYQRFTWTDFNPPANGTVEYLVVAIGGSPKAPAATDIASDWVSTVTPKSDTFTPFFNVGIVAARWFAEMAKDYPAEFDKLQKALAPSHDKSDADAGSANEALEEVLRKPMVKNGSATPTIGDELGGALAKQVKSLLDDAFADADMHVYLALFELSDGDVIDRLLKLKKRCHLILANGTHTGGRDENAEAAQALDAQVDIYRRMLKPAGTYAHNKFAVFVKKDRPVKVFTGSTNLTPHGLYTQVNNGLLVNVPDIAQAYYDEWNRLKAAGNETPPPPLPPAKEQYHFNGNGVSTSLFFSPHHLPKSQGADSPDLKYAASLIRGARQGILTLMLDPGWQGSLLQDIREQADADSSLYIRGVVNSDPTIHSRGDDPTAIGFLHGTEAVPSNYDIVVPAAQRASGKPILDALSRVGIVVVHSKVIVIDPLGDHPVVMTGSHNDGPKAAVINDDNLIIIENDRELALAYAINVISTFNHFWWRHNMAPPSARKNAKGNGSPVGGPAHLTSAHEWTGLDPTDAWQNKFFASGSEANEVRFWGISTRGLE; the protein is encoded by the coding sequence GTGACGGAGACCATAGAGGTCCGCGCATTTCGCGGATCGGATAGCGTATTTCTTGCATGGTGGCATCCGACAAAAATCAACGGATGCTTGGGGTACTCGGTTTCCCGCCGCGTGAATGGCGGTGCAGCGACCCCGCTTGAAGCGTATGTCGGCTTTTCCACCGGAAGACCTGTAACACCGAACCCAGATGGGCAGCCGTCGACGTTGTGGCCGTACCAGCGTTTCACCTGGACGGATTTCAATCCGCCTGCTAACGGTACGGTTGAATACTTGGTCGTGGCGATAGGGGGCTCACCGAAAGCCCCGGCGGCTACCGACATCGCATCGGATTGGGTCTCGACCGTTACACCTAAATCAGATACCTTCACCCCATTCTTCAATGTCGGCATCGTCGCGGCTCGATGGTTCGCGGAAATGGCCAAAGACTATCCGGCTGAATTCGACAAACTTCAAAAGGCCCTCGCGCCATCGCATGATAAGAGCGACGCCGATGCGGGCTCAGCGAACGAAGCGTTGGAGGAGGTGCTCCGCAAGCCGATGGTCAAGAACGGCTCTGCGACACCGACCATAGGCGATGAGTTAGGCGGCGCGTTGGCAAAACAGGTTAAGTCGCTGCTCGACGACGCGTTCGCCGATGCGGATATGCACGTCTATCTTGCGCTCTTTGAGCTTTCAGACGGCGACGTGATTGATCGGCTGCTGAAGTTGAAGAAGCGGTGCCATCTCATACTGGCAAACGGAACGCATACGGGCGGGCGTGACGAGAATGCCGAAGCTGCGCAGGCGCTGGACGCGCAAGTGGATATCTACCGTCGGATGCTCAAGCCGGCCGGCACATACGCGCACAACAAGTTCGCAGTCTTCGTGAAGAAAGACAGGCCTGTTAAGGTCTTCACGGGCAGTACAAACTTAACGCCCCACGGCCTTTACACCCAGGTCAACAATGGGCTTTTGGTCAATGTCCCCGACATCGCCCAAGCCTATTACGACGAATGGAATCGTTTGAAGGCGGCGGGCAACGAGACGCCGCCGCCTCCACTGCCGCCAGCAAAAGAGCAATACCACTTCAATGGCAACGGTGTCTCGACGTCACTATTTTTCAGTCCACATCATCTTCCAAAGTCGCAAGGCGCCGATTCTCCTGACCTCAAATACGCAGCCTCACTTATTCGCGGTGCCCGTCAGGGCATTCTGACACTCATGTTGGATCCTGGCTGGCAAGGTAGCCTTCTTCAGGATATCCGCGAACAGGCGGACGCCGATTCGTCACTTTACATCCGAGGTGTGGTGAATTCCGACCCTACGATCCATAGCCGTGGTGACGACCCGACAGCCATTGGCTTTCTCCATGGTACCGAGGCTGTGCCCTCGAACTATGACATCGTGGTGCCTGCCGCCCAGCGGGCATCGGGGAAACCAATCCTGGACGCTCTCAGTCGAGTGGGTATCGTTGTGGTGCACAGCAAGGTGATCGTGATTGATCCGCTGGGTGATCACCCGGTTGTCATGACAGGTTCGCATAACGATGGGCCAAAGGCGGCCGTGATCAATGACGACAACCTCATCATCATTGAGAACGATAGGGAACTGGCACTCGCCTACGCGATCAACGTTATTTCCACGTTCAATCACTTCTGGTGGCGACACAATATGGCGCCGCCTAGCGCACGCAAGAACGCCAAAGGCAATGGATCGCCGGTAGGCGGTCCGGCGCATCTGACGTCTGCACACGAGTGGACTGGTCTTGACCCAACAGATGCGTGGCAAAACAAGTTCTTTGCCAGCGGGAGTGAAGCAAATGAAGTGCGCTTTTGGGGAATTTCGACCCGAGGCCTTGAATAA
- a CDS encoding DUF2278 family protein — protein MGQINYSHLKGKIDRFKPAPSGNPHLWMLVDGGSDSFFATVNVQSSKDAPGSPVAETYLYFLVDEDFRHPIVADLKELRPGLDRLERSCAEGALDYIKGNLFDPRRMRVLPSQSAGGDDLIHRLEALLGLAREQNDDIVIIGSQFRTSRGQTDAVFGETPEYGIDNTHMAQGDPPEIDAHLHENGAWHDGAIFLLSTTTDRVTAIFLAFQTQAWQTDAHGQPVDGTTGFEAPRYDFSGGELGNLLPAPAPVAELTSLNRLADGSGLLVIANMSRRPLDLSGWSVTTADTSLDLPNTTIEPGQPLSVELTSSFVVDTGGILSLLDARSLKVDGVAYLGGPASGWSTSFET, from the coding sequence ATGGGACAAATCAACTACAGTCACCTGAAAGGGAAGATTGATCGGTTCAAGCCAGCGCCGTCGGGTAATCCTCATCTCTGGATGCTCGTTGACGGGGGTTCGGATTCATTCTTCGCGACGGTCAACGTGCAATCGTCGAAGGACGCCCCGGGTTCGCCCGTTGCCGAGACATACCTCTACTTTCTAGTCGATGAAGATTTTCGTCACCCGATTGTTGCCGACCTTAAGGAGCTTCGTCCGGGGCTAGATAGACTGGAGCGTAGTTGCGCGGAAGGCGCTCTCGACTACATCAAAGGGAACCTGTTTGATCCTCGCAGGATGCGTGTTTTGCCGAGCCAAAGTGCCGGCGGAGATGACTTGATTCACCGTCTAGAGGCGCTGCTTGGTCTCGCCCGGGAACAGAACGATGACATCGTCATCATCGGCAGTCAGTTTCGCACGTCAAGGGGGCAGACAGATGCGGTCTTCGGTGAGACTCCCGAGTACGGCATCGACAACACACACATGGCGCAGGGCGACCCTCCAGAAATCGACGCACACCTCCATGAGAATGGCGCATGGCATGATGGCGCAATCTTCCTGCTTAGCACGACCACGGACCGTGTCACTGCTATCTTTCTCGCTTTCCAGACTCAGGCGTGGCAGACCGACGCGCATGGCCAACCGGTAGATGGCACAACGGGCTTCGAGGCGCCGCGATATGACTTCTCTGGTGGCGAATTGGGCAACCTTTTGCCCGCGCCAGCGCCGGTTGCTGAGCTTACTTCGCTCAATCGGCTCGCCGACGGCAGCGGACTGCTCGTAATCGCCAATATGTCGAGGAGGCCGCTGGATCTTTCCGGCTGGTCCGTCACGACGGCGGACACCTCGCTTGATCTTCCGAATACGACCATCGAGCCGGGGCAGCCGTTGTCGGTCGAATTGACGTCGAGCTTTGTTGTCGATACGGGCGGCATCCTCTCGTTGCTCGACGCACGCAGCCTGAAGGTCGACGGAGTTGCTTATCTTGGCGGTCCGGCGAGCGGATGGAGCACGAGCTTCGAAACGTGA
- a CDS encoding histidine phosphatase family protein — protein MTTTTIMVIRHAEKPDHQAAGVDANGRPDSKSLTPQGWQRAGALVQFMAPGSNGEPRSPLARPKYLLAAYADPATDDDSKRPQQTITPLAAHLGTAIPFDCSIGKDQLQKLVEKATGAGGTVLIAWEHKRIPEMARMLVARGETVPDWPDDRFDMVWVLSRAGAEWSLTQVPQMLLASDQSDTFTSSNAMI, from the coding sequence ATGACTACGACGACAATCATGGTTATCCGCCACGCGGAGAAGCCGGATCACCAGGCTGCTGGGGTCGATGCCAATGGACGACCGGACAGCAAATCACTGACACCACAGGGTTGGCAGCGCGCCGGCGCACTGGTCCAGTTTATGGCGCCAGGGAGCAACGGTGAGCCGCGTTCACCGCTCGCGCGTCCGAAGTACCTGCTTGCCGCTTACGCTGATCCGGCGACAGACGATGACAGCAAGCGTCCACAGCAGACGATCACCCCTCTAGCGGCACACCTCGGTACCGCGATTCCGTTTGACTGTTCTATCGGCAAGGATCAACTGCAGAAGCTGGTCGAGAAGGCCACTGGCGCAGGCGGCACGGTGCTCATTGCCTGGGAGCACAAGAGAATTCCGGAGATGGCGCGAATGCTGGTTGCACGAGGCGAGACGGTACCAGACTGGCCCGACGACCGATTTGACATGGTTTGGGTCCTCAGCCGGGCAGGCGCAGAGTGGAGCTTAACCCAAGTGCCACAAATGCTGCTCGCCAGCGATCAGTCCGACACTTTTACCTCATCAAATGCGATGATCTGA
- a CDS encoding type I restriction endonuclease: MQMSNAHEKSFLVLSRQPLLQRMIPTWEKVSKMIFFEKLQNLAAKIKQQGSSIQTEEATKNAFVMPFINQILGYDVFDPNEVIPEFTADVGIKKGEKVDYAIKNGGEIRILIECKKYGEDLAVTHASQLYRYFSTTSARIAILTNGQCYRFFTDLDAPNKMDEKPFLELDLLDIDEYNIPELSKLTKSDFNVESVINAAGELKYLSQIKKFLQAQFANPDEAFVKFIASQIYEGSVTQKIRDQFMDLTQKAAGQFLNDQVNERLKSAINRSEKSAGAEDRSADENTNLNEGEPEDERRPVSPEELDAYNIIRAIAWSVMDINRLAQRNAQSYSAILSDDNNRKPICRLYFNRSHKYIGVFDGNKKETRFPLANVNEIFGWSEKIKEVCEFYASQGAKEKYSELDAIAA, encoded by the coding sequence ATGCAAATGTCAAACGCTCACGAAAAATCGTTTTTAGTTTTGAGCCGGCAGCCGCTGCTGCAGCGAATGATTCCAACTTGGGAAAAGGTGTCGAAAATGATCTTTTTTGAAAAACTTCAAAATCTTGCTGCCAAAATAAAACAACAGGGCTCGTCTATACAAACAGAGGAAGCCACGAAGAACGCATTCGTTATGCCATTTATCAATCAAATCCTCGGATATGATGTATTTGATCCAAATGAGGTTATTCCAGAATTCACTGCAGATGTAGGGATAAAGAAGGGAGAAAAAGTCGATTACGCGATCAAAAACGGTGGCGAGATTCGGATTTTGATTGAATGCAAAAAATATGGAGAGGACCTCGCTGTTACTCACGCCTCTCAATTATATCGATATTTTTCTACAACGAGTGCGCGAATCGCCATTCTCACAAATGGACAGTGTTATCGTTTTTTTACGGATCTGGACGCTCCGAATAAAATGGACGAGAAGCCATTTTTGGAGTTGGATCTTCTTGATATTGACGAGTACAACATCCCCGAACTTTCCAAGCTGACGAAATCAGATTTCAATGTCGAGTCTGTCATTAATGCGGCTGGAGAACTAAAATATCTGAGCCAGATAAAGAAATTTCTTCAGGCTCAGTTTGCGAATCCAGATGAGGCGTTCGTGAAATTTATCGCATCGCAAATTTATGAGGGAAGCGTCACGCAGAAAATCAGGGATCAATTCATGGATCTGACGCAGAAGGCCGCCGGCCAATTCTTGAATGACCAGGTGAACGAGAGATTGAAATCTGCAATTAATCGAAGCGAAAAATCGGCAGGCGCGGAAGATAGGTCTGCGGATGAAAATACCAATTTGAACGAAGGTGAACCTGAGGACGAACGCCGCCCGGTTTCCCCAGAAGAATTGGACGCGTACAATATTATACGGGCTATCGCTTGGTCTGTAATGGACATTAATCGACTCGCGCAACGCAACGCTCAAAGCTATTCGGCCATTTTGTCCGATGATAACAATCGCAAACCAATCTGTCGACTTTACTTTAATCGATCTCACAAATACATTGGAGTTTTCGATGGAAATAAAAAAGAGACACGTTTCCCGCTTGCGAATGTCAATGAAATATTTGGTTGGTCCGAAAAGATAAAGGAAGTTTGCGAATTCTATGCATCGCAAGGTGCAAAGGAGAAATATTCTGAACTAGACGCTATCGCGGCATAG
- a CDS encoding TetR/AcrR family transcriptional regulator, giving the protein MDNQTRSEISRKKAIDAALSILTREGIGGLTFDSLSRESGISKGGLLHQFRNKHGVLRALLERHREQFEQIAREHLAAGGAARVEPVLSAQIAIFRESINQPHSVARAVLAAMVESPALLDDLKTEDAAKMEQMQAEAKDLELSLLRYFAASGIAFNSLLGLSAMPDTLRDRLFDRLLDDEKW; this is encoded by the coding sequence ATGGATAACCAGACACGTTCGGAGATTTCCCGCAAGAAGGCGATTGACGCCGCGCTATCGATTCTGACCCGCGAGGGAATCGGCGGACTGACGTTCGACTCGCTTTCGCGCGAGAGCGGTATCAGCAAAGGCGGGCTGCTTCACCAGTTTCGCAACAAGCACGGGGTGTTGCGGGCACTCCTGGAGCGTCACCGGGAGCAATTCGAGCAGATCGCGCGCGAGCACCTGGCGGCTGGCGGCGCGGCGCGGGTCGAGCCCGTTCTTTCCGCGCAGATTGCCATCTTCAGGGAGTCCATCAACCAGCCGCATTCCGTCGCCCGCGCGGTGCTTGCGGCTATGGTCGAAAGCCCTGCCCTGCTCGATGATCTCAAGACCGAGGACGCAGCAAAGATGGAGCAGATGCAGGCGGAGGCGAAGGATCTCGAGCTCTCGTTGCTGCGTTACTTCGCGGCCAGCGGCATCGCCTTCAACTCGCTGCTCGGGCTGTCCGCCATGCCCGACACCTTGCGCGACAGGCTTTTCGACCGGCTGCTTGACGACGAAAAGTGGTGA
- a CDS encoding DUF3313 domain-containing protein, with product MLSACAGVQPVAYTSLASSSQLKENRDNDAAQTPFRYAAPVIWSRYSQVIVDPIVVYRGSDNQFGDLSDEDKAVLADYMKKTFSEKLSKRFDPATQPSPAALCVKLTLTGAEKTTAVVGQVMHFDLAGNLYNGVQAVRGGKGAFSGSVSYAVEVYDSSTGRLLRAYVTKQYPNAMNLPAAFGSLSAARTGIDKGADALVAQLR from the coding sequence ATGTTGTCTGCGTGCGCTGGCGTACAGCCTGTCGCCTATACCAGCCTCGCTTCGTCTTCCCAGCTGAAGGAGAACCGGGATAACGATGCTGCTCAAACACCATTCAGGTATGCAGCGCCTGTGATCTGGTCCCGCTATTCGCAGGTCATAGTCGATCCGATCGTGGTGTATCGCGGTAGCGACAACCAGTTCGGCGACTTGTCGGATGAAGACAAGGCAGTGCTTGCCGACTACATGAAGAAGACGTTCTCTGAAAAGCTGTCGAAGCGTTTCGATCCGGCAACCCAGCCGTCTCCCGCAGCGCTGTGCGTAAAGCTCACCTTGACCGGCGCCGAGAAAACGACTGCCGTGGTCGGCCAGGTCATGCACTTCGATCTAGCCGGAAATCTCTATAACGGCGTTCAGGCGGTCCGGGGAGGCAAGGGCGCGTTCAGCGGCTCCGTGTCGTATGCCGTGGAGGTCTATGACAGTTCGACGGGGCGCCTCCTTCGCGCCTATGTGACGAAGCAATACCCGAATGCGATGAACCTGCCGGCGGCATTCGGTTCTCTGAGTGCGGCCAGGACTGGCATCGATAAAGGCGCCGATGCACTCGTCGCGCAGTTACGCTGA